TTTTTGTTAGTGCTACACCCGTTGACATTTCccccaacagtgcaccagggtttCAGCTTCTCCAAGTCCTTGCCGACACTTGTTATGGCCTGGgtcttttaggtttttatttagtttttaatagtAGCTACCCTCTTGAGTGCGAAATTGCATCCTCTCCATCTTTATTCGTAGATCTAGTTCTTAAacacgtttgcaacgttgtgtcATGTGTACACGTAAGCTGTCACATACCGTCCGGCAGGTTGCTTTTTCCCCACAGTGTCTGATGTCTGTTGTCACTCCACGTTGACCCACAGAGATTGGGTGAATCGTCGTAGCTGCCGGCAGTCCTCCCGCGTGTGAGTGGCCCGGGTGTGGGACCCGCTCCCCCGCCGCTAGGCATCTCTGTCGTCTCCGCTGCACGTCACAAACTCAACGGCTCTTGGGGGTCTCGGTCTGCCGCGCTCTGAGCCCCTCCTGCGGAGCCCTCAGCCGGCCCATCCCAGCACTCAGCCCAGCTGGGGCCTCTGGAATTTTGCCAGATTGTCCACAGCAGGGACCCCGTGATCAGTTCTAGCAGGACAGCCCAGGTCTGTCACCAATAATCAGCGAGGTTTGCAACACACAGCCAAGATTAGCAACCTAAAAATAGTGGTTCTTACATAAGGTAGTGTGGGCAGCAATTCTCAGGATGCCTTGTGGTCTGAAGGGGGCAAGCGGTCTGTGACTCAGGGGGCCGAGCACCCCTCTTGTGCAATGTGTcccgcccccaccctgggccccgCTCTGGCTTCCCACAAGTGGTCTGACTTACAGAACTGCAGTGTGGTGACCCAGAAATACCACGTGCGTGATTGGCTTGGCCAGGGTCATGCTGTGTATGcctgtgcacacgtgtgcacatggcGGTGGCCGTGAGGTCAGCTCTCACTCACCTGCTTCCTCCTTGGATGTAAGGCTGACTCATGCACAGCAGGCCCTCGGGGAGCTTTGGAAAGGTTCCTTCATTCGCTAGCGACTTAcagaacacctactgtgtgctcgGCACTGTTCCAAGCACTGGGGATACCGTAGTGAGCAAGAAAAGGCTCCTTTCTCATGGAGCTTAGAACCCTGTGAGGGAAATGGAAAACATGTAAGCAAATGATCGATAGACAAGAAAATAGTAGGCCCTGATAAGtcctggaagaaaaaacaaaataggtaACATCTTAGAGGAAGGGACAGCAAACTTTTTGTGTAAAGGGCCAGGTAgtcaatattttaggctttacagCCCATGGTGTCTGTCACCACTAGTCatctctgccattgtagcatgaaagcagccacagacaatttTAAGTGCAtgagcgtggctgtgttccaataaaactttatttacaaaaacaggctgcGGGCCGGATTTGACCctcaggccatagtttgccaagcCTGTACTTGAGATGGCGTTGTCAGAGACCCTTTCCGAAGGGAGGTGAGAACTGAGAGCCCAGTCGCAGGATGGAGCCAGCACGGGACAGCCTATTTTAGGCAAGACATGATGATGCCTTGCTGTGATTCAGCAGTACACCTGTGTGGGGAGAAGTGGGCAAACTCTGGCCAGTTGTGAGAGACAAAAATGGTGGCGCTTGCTCATGAGGTGACTGTTGGGGGGTACAGGAAAGAGGAGATTCAAGGATGAGTCCTAGATTTGGGGCTCAAACAAACGGGTGAATGGTGGTTCTGTTTATGGAAAAGAAGAATGGGAGGGAAAAGCTGGGTTTGTGTTGGGCCTGTTGAATTTGAGGACCTTCTTAGATGAGCAGGTGGGAAATCACGTGGGCAGGTGGACGTCCACGGCTGGAGGCTTGACCTGGGGAGTCAGCAGTATTTGGGTGGTCTTCCAGAGGGTCGAAGGGAGTGTGTGGATAGAATGGGGGGGTGCTGGATGAGATCTGGGCCACTGACATTTCGTGCCTGGCAGAGGAGGACAGAGTGGGCCTCACACTCCATGAGGAAGGCGCTGTCTCCCGAGGAACAAGTTCTGGGAGCTTACTCacagagcctcagtctcccccgTCATTGGGGGATTCTGCGTCCTCGAGTTGGTGTGGGGACTAAATAAGATAGTCGTGCTCGACATGGAGGAAGCACTCAGCAGGTGGTATCTGCGACGCAGGCAGTGGTGACCACTGAGCCACAGGCCGAGGGAGCAGGCTGCTGGTCTGCGATGGTTTGGCTTGGTGGGTGGTGGAGTCCGTGATGGGTTAGGGTTGCAGACACCTGGTGCCCGGCACTCGCTGCCCCGGTACGTTCACCTGCACCTGCCCGTTCCCCCTGGGGCAGGCCCAAAGTGCCCGGTCTCTCGTGCTCCTGGGAGCCCCGGATGGCAGCTGGGGCTCAGTAGCCTTGCCCCTTGGGTGGACAGCGTTGAGGTGTGTTCTCCTCTGGCTCCCAAGGCTGCCCAGGGAGTTGAGCCCACACTGGCCACAGTGGTGGCCTGGCTCAGTCACACGTCTTCTCTGCCGCCCCCCATCCTCGAGGTGCCCCTCACCGGGGACTCCCCCTTCATCTCTGGCTGCTCCTTGTCGAAGAAGAGTTGGCTCGTGGCTTCTGGGGCAGCGAGTTTGTGTGGTTGGCTAGCCATCTGGGCCCTGTGGGTTACAGTGGGATAATGAGTGGTTTGTCTGGCTGGGGAGGCGGGGAGAGACAgtgagctggggcgggggtcgTGGGCCGTGTGGTccgggcccccccccccccccccccccgctggacCCTCACCTGCCGCTCCTCCCACAGCCGGGCTGCCGGAGAAGATGGTGGATTACCTGGCCAACACGGAGATCAACAGCCAGCGCATCGCGGCCGTGGAGAGCTGCTTCGGGGCGTCGGGGCAGCCGCTGGCCCTGCCAGGCCGGGTGCTGCTGGGCGAGGGCGTGCTGACCAAGGAGTGCCGCAAGAAGGCCAAGCCACGCATCTTCTTCCTGTTCAACGACATCCTGGTGTACGGCAGCATCGTGCTCAGCAAGCGCAAGTACCGCAGCCAGCACATCATCCCGCTGGAGGAGGTGACGCTCGAGCCGCTGCCCGAGACCCTGCAGGCCAAGAACCGCTGGATGATCAAGACGGCCAAGAAGTCCTTCGTGGTGTCAGCCGCCTCCACCACCGAGCGCCAGGAGTGGATCAGCCACATCGAGGAGTGCGTGCGGCGGCAGCTGCTGGCCACGGGCCGCCAGCCCAGCACGGAGCACGCGGCGCCCTGGATCCCGGACAAGGCCACGGACATCTGCATGCGCTGCACGCAGACGCGCTTCTCGGCGCTCACGCGGCGCCACCACTGCCGCAAGTGTGGCTTCGTGGTCTGTGCCGAGTGCTCCCGCCAGCGCTTCCTCCTGCCGCGCCTGTCGCCCAAGCCCCTGCGCGTCTGCAGCCTCTGCTACCGTGAGCTGGCCGCCCAGAagcggcaggaggaggaggaggagccgggCGTGGGGTCCCCCGGGCAGCCCGCCTACCTCACGGGGGCCGTCTGTGGGGCGTCCAGCGGGGACGATGAGGACTCTGACGAGGACAGGGAGGGCAGTGGGGACGGCGACTGGCCCAGCCGCGTGGAGTTCTACTCCTCGGGCGTCTCCTGGTCAGCCTTCCACAGCTGACCGGGCTCCGTGGCTGTGGGGCAGGGCCTCCCGGTCCCTTGGGTGCCCGAGCGGCCTCCATGGCCCAGGCCCCTGCGAGGGCGGAGTTCCCGGGctgccccccactccaccccGAGGACCCGGCCCCGCGGGTGGCAGGGGCCGTGGGAATGGCTCTTTCTCTCCTACCCGGGTGCCTTTGTGCTGGACTTTGGCACCCATCTTTTCACTTCAGGTAATTCTCTTTCCACTTCGCAAACTCCAAACACTTTGGCCTCTGAGGAGCCAATAAATGCCTTTTCTTGGCCCTAGGAGCTGTGGTCCCAGAGGATGCCTTGAAATAAACAACCCGGGCACCTTTCAGGACCAGAGGGAAGACAGGACTGGGGGAGGTCGCCAGAGGCCGTGCACCCCAGCACCTGCCTGCCAGAGAAGCACACCCCCAGCGAAGACTGGGAGTGCTGGAAATCAGGTCTGCCCATGCACCTTGCTGGCACCCACCTGCCCGGCTGGCTGGGCCTTCTCAGGCCAGGCATGTGGGCTCGCCCTGAGCCAGGCAAGAGACTGCCGTGCCCGCCAGGCGTGGGACTGCAGCCTGGCTCCCCGGGGTCCAGGGCACGTGCCCGGACCTCTGGCCCCATCTCCCCTCTCTCAAGGTGTCTGATGCCCCTCGGTCCTGTCCTTGTCTCGCCCTGTGGCAGGGGAAAGCAGTGTTTTCTGTTAGAACCCTTCATTGAGAGTGACAGAAACCCTACCCAGACTgatttaacaataaaaagaacGTTTACTGACTCACGTGGTCAAAAAGTTCAGGAGTGTCTTGCTTCAGACACAGCTCATCAGGGGCTGAAACCATGCAAGGTGGCAGATGTCCACAGCTGTCCCCCACACTGGGTGTCCCAGGAACACTGGCAGCACAGTGGGGTCAGACATTCATGccacacctgggctgcttcccgAGGACACGTCCCCGTCCACCTGCGTGCTCTGCCCATGGCCCGGCACCTGTAACCCTGTTCCCTTGGTGTGAGTCATCTAAACGGATGGGCAGCGAGTACACACACAGCCGCCTGTCCGGCTCTGCCTGGGCCTTCCCGGTTTAAAGCTCTCCCAGGCGGCCTCCTGCCTGGCCTGCCCCTGGGGACGGTGTCGCTGAGTGGGGAAGCCCCAAGGGCAGTTAGTGGCCTTGCTCAGAGCCAGTGTGTTGGGGCTAGAGCTGGAATGCCAGCCTCCTGAGGCCTGGCCCACAGCTGGCAACATGGTCGTGGGTCCTTTGATGGTCTCCCGATTTGCTTCTGCTCTGGTTTTTCCCTGTTGCAGGGCTGACCTTGGCCAGAGCCCACCGTGGCGGAGGGGGAAGTCACTGTCAGCTGAAAGTAGTGACTCTGGGACCAGGAAAGCCTCCCCTGGCTCACATGGCACCATGCCCAAAACCCCTTCACCAGGCTCCAGGCCCTGGGGGAAGAATCGCCCTCTGGCCAGTTCTCAAGTCCTCTTGTACAGACAGAACCCTGAGGCTCTGGTTAGAGGACCACCTCCGATTCAGCTGGTCTCTGGCTCCCAGGGGCAGCTAGGGGAGCCACCCCTgtgagggagggcagaaggggtAAAGCGCCAGGCATCAGGGCCTGCCTGTGGCCTTCctgcaagggcagagggagcgggcgggggagggtcagaggtGCTTCCAAGAACAACTGGTTGGTTTTCAAGCCCTTGGCCTCCCTGAGCCACACAAACTGGTCGAGGCTGGTTCTGCCTGGGCAGAGGGCTCAGGGCAGGACAGGTCACGGGGTGAGGGGCAACTTCCTGAAGACGGATCAGATACCCTCTCATAGCCGGGCCAGGCAGTGCCATCCCTTCCCCCCAGGGCCGGTGCTGGGGCAGGGAGTGCCCAGCTCCAACCCCTGGCCTCCTGGTCACAGCCCCACTCCCCTGGAGCCTCCCGTGCCTGgtgaagtgggagaggaagcaccGGGCAGCATTCTTGTGGACAGGAAGGAGGACTGCCTGCAGCTGGGCCCTGCCAGCCTTCTCTGCAGGGGCCTGCCACAGGGGCACAGACTAGACCCTAGGCGTGTGGGGCAGGTGGCGGAGAGCCATGCCCTCCTCACCAGGACTGGGCAGCTGCTGGCTCAGCCCTCAGCCCGGGACCCTTAGGCCTGCTTCCCCTGTACCCCCCACCTATTAGGGCCTGCAAGGACTCAAGGGCTTGAGTGGCAACAAGCTTTGGGGGGCCTTCATTCATGCGGATGCATTGCTTTGTGccatgccaggtgctggggacacagccgtGGGTGAGACACACAAGGTCCCCACTCAAGGTTTCTCCTCTAGCCGAGGAGACAAATAGGCATGGGAGCAGGTGGTGTCAGTCCTGGGGACAGGGACTGAGGCATGACATGGTGGGCAGGTGGAAGGCAGCACTCCACGGAGGTGAGCTCCCCGCAAATGGTGAGAAAGAGCGAGCAATGCCAGCTGGGGAGGTGGcgttccagacagagggaatggcaagtgcaaaggccctgaggagagGAGGCGTTCTCGAGCAGCATGGCTGGACTGAGGCCAGACAGGTGGTGGGGCCAGCTCAGATGAGCCGGGAGCCACTGGAACCTTCCACAAGGCGGCAAGTGTGCTCTTTGCTTTCCAGAGCTTGGCCTGACTGCTGTGGGCAGATGGCTGAGGCAGGGAGAGTGGCTGGACAACCTCCCTAGACTCCTAGGATCCCTGAAAGGGGAGCTAGGCTCCACTGAGGCCACGTCTGCCTGCGGTGGTGGGTGGCGGATGGCAAGCCTTGGCTGTCCCCATCTCCTCCTAAAGGGCTGGCCCCTCCCCTGTTCTGGATGACAGCAGATGGTGTGCCGGGAAGCAAGATAAATGCCACGGGCTAAACATTTGCCCTGGGCCCGTGTGTGAGGTCGGTGATGGTCAGCGCCCCCGGCCACTGAAGCCCAGAGGGGAGTGGGTTGGGAGGAAGCAAGACCTCACAGAAAAGAAGATGTGGGCCCGAGAAGGGAAGGTGCTGCCTCAGGAGACCCCATCTCCGACTCCTTTAGGTCTGGTCCCCTTCAGGGACAGCTTCGTCAGCCTGGCTTGGGTCATGGGTCAGGCTAGGCCCTGCCTCCAGCCGCCCCCCAGGCTGTTCTGAGAAGGGGCTGGCCGCCCGCCAGGCTGCTGGGGGTTCTGCTTTCTCTCATCTACTTCCC
This genomic window from Ursus arctos isolate Adak ecotype North America unplaced genomic scaffold, UrsArc2.0 scaffold_19, whole genome shotgun sequence contains:
- the PLEKHF1 gene encoding pleckstrin homology domain-containing family F member 1 isoform X2; its protein translation is MGLTAWVGETSREHVNKRLNKMTSAGLPEKMVDYLANTEINSQRIAAVESCFGASGQPLALPGRVLLGEGVLTKECRKKAKPRIFFLFNDILVYGSIVLSKRKYRSQHIIPLEEVTLEPLPETLQAKNRWMIKTAKKSFVVSAASTTERQEWISHIEECVRRQLLATGRQPSTEHAAPWIPDKATDICMRCTQTRFSALTRRHHCRKCGFVVCAECSRQRFLLPRLSPKPLRVCSLCYRELAAQKRQEEEEEPGVGSPGQPAYLTGAVCGASSGDDEDSDEDREGSGDGDWPSRVEFYSSGVSWSAFHS
- the PLEKHF1 gene encoding pleckstrin homology domain-containing family F member 1 isoform X1; the protein is MSALEPRTEEETEASVGPGPAERQAGLPEKMVDYLANTEINSQRIAAVESCFGASGQPLALPGRVLLGEGVLTKECRKKAKPRIFFLFNDILVYGSIVLSKRKYRSQHIIPLEEVTLEPLPETLQAKNRWMIKTAKKSFVVSAASTTERQEWISHIEECVRRQLLATGRQPSTEHAAPWIPDKATDICMRCTQTRFSALTRRHHCRKCGFVVCAECSRQRFLLPRLSPKPLRVCSLCYRELAAQKRQEEEEEPGVGSPGQPAYLTGAVCGASSGDDEDSDEDREGSGDGDWPSRVEFYSSGVSWSAFHS
- the PLEKHF1 gene encoding pleckstrin homology domain-containing family F member 1 isoform X3: MVDYLANTEINSQRIAAVESCFGASGQPLALPGRVLLGEGVLTKECRKKAKPRIFFLFNDILVYGSIVLSKRKYRSQHIIPLEEVTLEPLPETLQAKNRWMIKTAKKSFVVSAASTTERQEWISHIEECVRRQLLATGRQPSTEHAAPWIPDKATDICMRCTQTRFSALTRRHHCRKCGFVVCAECSRQRFLLPRLSPKPLRVCSLCYRELAAQKRQEEEEEPGVGSPGQPAYLTGAVCGASSGDDEDSDEDREGSGDGDWPSRVEFYSSGVSWSAFHS